From Eleftheria terrae, the proteins below share one genomic window:
- a CDS encoding DinB family protein, producing the protein MSDAPVPLTAHYVWMARYNAWFNARLYEAAAGLSDDERKRDRGAFFGSIHGTLNHLLLGDKLWLGRFAKLGTDLTMLDDTVLSLPPFTGLNMQLYDDFAAMQGHRVRVDAAIEAFSLWLTPQRVSQTLTYTTSTGLARSHPAWEALSHFFNHQTHHRGQVTTLLMQAGVDPGTTDLLALLNP; encoded by the coding sequence ATGTCCGATGCACCGGTTCCGCTGACAGCCCACTATGTGTGGATGGCCCGCTACAACGCCTGGTTCAACGCCCGGCTCTACGAGGCCGCCGCCGGCCTGTCCGACGATGAGCGCAAGCGTGACCGCGGTGCCTTCTTCGGCTCCATCCACGGCACCCTCAACCACCTGCTGCTGGGCGACAAGCTCTGGCTCGGGCGTTTCGCCAAGCTCGGCACCGACCTGACGATGCTGGACGACACCGTCCTTTCGCTGCCGCCCTTCACCGGGCTCAACATGCAGCTGTATGACGATTTCGCGGCGATGCAGGGGCACCGGGTGCGTGTGGATGCTGCCATCGAGGCCTTCAGCCTCTGGCTGACGCCGCAGCGCGTGTCGCAGACCCTGACCTACACCACCAGTACCGGCCTGGCTCGCAGCCATCCGGCCTGGGAGGCACTGAGTCATTTCTTCAATCACCAGACGCACCACCGAGGCCAGGTGACGACCCTGCTGATGCAGGCGGGGGTGGACCCCGGCACGACCGACCTGCTGGCCTTGCTCAACCCCTGA
- the tolA gene encoding cell envelope integrity protein TolA — MNQVTAERDDLLPRPPDRRGSGLLLALVMHGLLIGGLALGLNWRSSEPAAVEAELWAAVPQAAAPAPEPPPPPPDTRPEPTPQPQPEPKPEPKVEPDRQAEIALEKEREKKRREEAREREQEEERERKQREQERREKAEQERKDAERKRELAEAERKKREEADRKTQEAKQRREEQDKRLQAQRSERLKRLQAEAGTGSAEQGAANGGLSAGGPSAGYAGKLKARILPNIVYADTTVGNPAAEVEVKAAPNGTILGSRLVKSSGNPEWDQAVLRAIDKTQTLPRDENGRVPSPLLLTFRPRDM; from the coding sequence ATGAACCAGGTCACCGCCGAACGCGACGATTTGCTGCCCCGCCCGCCCGACCGGCGCGGCTCGGGCCTGCTGCTGGCCCTGGTGATGCACGGCCTGCTGATCGGCGGGCTGGCGCTGGGCCTGAACTGGCGCTCCAGCGAGCCAGCGGCGGTAGAAGCCGAACTGTGGGCCGCCGTGCCCCAGGCCGCCGCGCCAGCCCCCGAACCCCCGCCTCCGCCGCCCGACACCCGCCCGGAGCCCACACCGCAGCCGCAACCCGAGCCCAAGCCGGAGCCCAAGGTGGAACCCGACCGGCAGGCCGAGATCGCGCTGGAGAAGGAGCGCGAGAAGAAGCGCCGCGAAGAGGCCCGCGAGCGCGAGCAGGAGGAGGAGCGGGAACGCAAGCAGCGCGAGCAGGAACGCCGGGAGAAGGCCGAGCAGGAGCGCAAGGACGCCGAGCGCAAGCGCGAACTGGCCGAGGCCGAACGCAAGAAGCGCGAGGAGGCCGACCGCAAGACCCAGGAAGCGAAGCAGCGCCGCGAAGAGCAGGACAAGCGCCTGCAGGCGCAGCGCAGCGAACGGCTGAAACGCCTGCAGGCGGAGGCCGGTACCGGCAGCGCCGAGCAGGGAGCCGCGAACGGAGGCCTGAGCGCGGGCGGGCCGTCGGCCGGCTATGCCGGCAAGCTCAAGGCCCGCATCCTGCCCAACATCGTCTACGCCGACACCACCGTGGGCAATCCCGCCGCCGAGGTGGAGGTGAAGGCCGCGCCCAACGGCACCATCCTCGGCTCGCGGCTGGTGAAGTCCAGCGGCAACCCCGAGTGGGACCAGGCGGTGCTGCGCGCCATTGACAAGACGCAGACGCTGCCGCGTGACGAAAACGGGCGGGTGCCTTCGCCGCTGCTGCTGACCTTCAGGCCGCGCGACATGTGA
- a CDS encoding biopolymer transporter ExbD, with protein MPAVSPRGGSRRRTISEINMVPFIDVMLVLLIIFMVSAPMMTTGMIDVPSVGKAANTPERVVEVVVRADETLKLRVNGKDSGDTTLNAVADEVKDALQGVEGAPVVISADKAVKYEAVVKVMDKLRRAGVQRVGLSVKTTG; from the coding sequence ATGCCAGCCGTCAGCCCCCGCGGCGGATCGCGCCGCCGCACCATCAGCGAAATCAACATGGTGCCCTTCATCGACGTGATGCTGGTGCTGCTGATCATCTTCATGGTCAGCGCCCCGATGATGACCACCGGCATGATCGACGTGCCCTCGGTGGGCAAGGCTGCCAACACACCCGAGCGGGTGGTGGAAGTGGTCGTGCGTGCCGACGAGACGCTCAAGCTCAGAGTCAACGGCAAGGACAGCGGTGACACCACGCTCAATGCGGTGGCCGATGAAGTCAAGGACGCGCTGCAGGGTGTGGAAGGCGCGCCGGTGGTGATCTCGGCCGACAAGGCCGTCAAGTACGAGGCCGTCGTCAAGGTCATGGACAAGCTGCGCCGGGCCGGCGTGCAGCGGGTCGGCCTGTCGGTCAAGACCACGGGCTGA
- the tolQ gene encoding protein TolQ, protein MNQDLSIFQLILHASLVVQIVMALLMLMSLASWTVIFGKYFGLGRVRGLNDDFEREFWSGRNLNDLYTLASDSPVKGGPMERIFASGMREFLKLRDRRVSDAGALLDGARRAMRASFQREMDAVESHLSFLATVGSVAPYVGLFGTVWGIMHAFTGLANMQQVTLATVAPGIAEALVATAIGLFAAIPAVVAYNRYARDIDRVAIKLETFIEEFSNILHRNIGHTPGVAGPAGH, encoded by the coding sequence ATGAACCAGGACCTGTCCATCTTCCAACTGATCCTGCACGCCAGCCTGGTGGTGCAGATCGTGATGGCCTTGCTGATGCTGATGTCGCTCGCCAGCTGGACGGTGATCTTCGGCAAGTACTTCGGCCTGGGCCGCGTGCGCGGGCTCAATGACGACTTCGAGCGCGAGTTCTGGTCGGGCCGCAACCTCAACGACCTCTACACGCTGGCCTCCGACAGCCCGGTCAAGGGCGGCCCGATGGAGCGCATCTTCGCCTCGGGCATGCGCGAGTTCCTGAAGCTGCGCGACCGCCGGGTCAGCGATGCCGGCGCCCTGCTCGACGGCGCACGACGCGCCATGCGGGCCAGCTTCCAGCGCGAGATGGACGCGGTGGAATCGCACCTGTCCTTCCTCGCCACCGTCGGCTCGGTCGCGCCCTACGTCGGCCTGTTCGGCACCGTCTGGGGGATCATGCACGCCTTCACCGGGCTGGCGAACATGCAGCAGGTCACGCTCGCCACCGTCGCCCCCGGCATCGCAGAAGCGCTGGTGGCCACGGCCATCGGCCTGTTCGCCGCCATCCCGGCGGTGGTGGCCTACAACCGCTACGCCCGCGACATCGACCGCGTCGCGATCAAGCTGGAGACCTTCATCGAGGAGTTCTCCAACATCCTGCACCGCAACATCGGCCACACCCCGGGCGTTGCCGGGCCGGCCGGCCACTGA
- the ybgC gene encoding tol-pal system-associated acyl-CoA thioesterase, whose protein sequence is MPDATPAAPAPFSFPVRVYWEDTDAGGVVFYANYLKFFERARTEWLRARGFEQQRLRQEAGLMFVVVQTAVRYLQPARLDDRLDISVEVRHAAQASLQFVQRALRQGTIVAEGDIKIGCVDAHSFRPRRIPAELLQETTT, encoded by the coding sequence ATGCCTGATGCCACCCCTGCGGCGCCCGCGCCCTTCTCTTTCCCGGTGCGGGTGTACTGGGAAGACACTGACGCCGGTGGCGTGGTGTTCTACGCCAACTACCTGAAGTTCTTCGAGCGAGCACGCACCGAGTGGCTGCGCGCACGGGGCTTCGAGCAACAGCGGCTGCGCCAGGAGGCGGGGCTGATGTTCGTCGTCGTGCAGACGGCGGTGCGCTACCTGCAGCCGGCCCGGCTCGACGACCGGCTCGACATCTCGGTGGAAGTGCGCCACGCGGCCCAGGCCTCGCTGCAGTTCGTGCAGCGCGCGCTGCGCCAGGGAACCATCGTGGCCGAGGGCGATATCAAAATCGGCTGCGTCGATGCGCACAGCTTCAGGCCGCGACGCATTCCAGCAGAACTACTCCAGGAAACAACTACATGA
- a CDS encoding TssQ family T6SS-associated lipoprotein, with protein MRRTLYVLGALCALLAGCAELMPAPASRAPAPATPAPASPPPAHAPAPSVSELMERPAERALLSGMRAYDDAQYGDAERQLNRALQAGLASSRDRATAYKYLAFIYCTSQRTAQCESAFRSARRADPGFTLSKSEAGHPLWGPVFVRSQR; from the coding sequence ATGAGACGAACGCTGTACGTCCTCGGCGCCCTCTGCGCCTTGCTCGCCGGCTGCGCAGAACTGATGCCGGCCCCTGCGTCACGCGCCCCGGCGCCCGCCACCCCCGCACCGGCCAGCCCGCCGCCGGCACATGCACCGGCGCCCAGCGTGAGCGAGCTGATGGAGCGACCGGCCGAGCGCGCGCTGCTGAGCGGCATGCGGGCCTATGACGACGCCCAGTACGGCGACGCCGAGCGCCAGCTCAACCGTGCCCTGCAAGCCGGCCTGGCCTCGTCGCGCGACCGCGCCACGGCCTACAAGTACCTGGCCTTCATCTACTGCACCAGCCAGCGCACCGCGCAGTGCGAAAGCGCCTTCCGCTCGGCGCGGCGGGCCGACCCGGGCTTCACGCTCAGCAAGTCGGAAGCCGGACACCCGCTGTGGGGGCCGGTGTTCGTGCGCAGCCAGCGCTGA
- a CDS encoding serine/threonine-protein kinase: MEFQKTVIALTPEQALEAERAARGAGQDESSVTAPTPLNPDGSDASVFGPDAEDLLGTAAAARANGRPPVYDDLPTIGYIGRYALKYRLGEGGLGTVYAAHDPLLTRLVAIKTLSLELSPEAREQFNAMFLNEARAAGGLNHPHIVTVFDAGTSPQGAYIAMELLKGKDLRQLLKEGWRPTPVEAALIIRRAADALSYAHSRGVVHRDVKPANIFMVGRTQPKVLDFGIARVASQQEGGTSGGDDYVAGSPYYMAPEQVRHAPVDRRCDVFSLGVVLYELLTGTKPFQGATLTEIATAVATRTPPPADEVNRQVPAALSAIAARAMEKDPEDRFRSARVLSRELRHWLQEQSEAAQQDEFDTSQRRKLRRRWALGGLATGAVVAAVAINLTDFLSPASGPLPSAAPAASQVLAAAPSAPAPVPAPAPAQVPAAATLDPFETLLGPAPATTAAAAASAAASVPAETRRNPAQSGQVNLAVSPWGHVEVDGVATGTVPPLNRLVLAEGRHTITIRNDEFPPFTTTVTVTAGQPLTIRHKFGS, from the coding sequence GTGGAATTCCAGAAGACCGTCATTGCCCTCACGCCTGAACAGGCGCTGGAGGCCGAGCGTGCCGCCCGCGGGGCCGGGCAGGACGAATCCAGCGTGACGGCACCCACGCCGCTGAACCCGGACGGCAGCGACGCCTCGGTCTTCGGCCCCGACGCCGAGGACCTGCTGGGCACCGCCGCCGCGGCCCGCGCCAACGGCCGCCCACCGGTCTATGACGACCTGCCGACCATCGGCTACATCGGCCGCTATGCGCTCAAGTACCGGCTCGGCGAGGGCGGGCTGGGCACGGTCTATGCCGCGCACGACCCGCTGCTGACGCGCCTGGTCGCCATCAAGACGCTGAGCCTGGAGCTCTCGCCCGAAGCGCGCGAGCAGTTCAACGCCATGTTCCTGAACGAGGCGCGGGCGGCCGGCGGCCTCAATCATCCGCACATCGTCACGGTCTTCGATGCCGGCACCAGTCCGCAGGGCGCCTACATCGCGATGGAGCTGCTGAAGGGCAAGGACCTGCGGCAGCTGCTGAAGGAAGGCTGGCGTCCGACCCCGGTGGAGGCGGCGCTGATCATCCGGCGTGCGGCGGACGCGCTGTCCTATGCGCACTCTCGTGGCGTGGTGCACCGCGACGTCAAGCCGGCCAACATCTTCATGGTGGGGCGCACCCAGCCCAAGGTGCTGGACTTCGGCATTGCCCGCGTCGCCAGCCAGCAGGAGGGCGGCACCTCCGGCGGCGACGACTACGTGGCCGGCTCGCCCTACTACATGGCCCCCGAGCAGGTGCGGCATGCCCCGGTGGACCGACGCTGCGACGTCTTCTCGCTGGGGGTGGTGCTGTACGAGCTGCTCACCGGCACCAAGCCCTTCCAGGGCGCGACGCTCACCGAGATCGCCACCGCGGTGGCCACCCGCACGCCGCCACCGGCGGACGAGGTGAACCGCCAGGTGCCGGCGGCGCTGTCTGCCATCGCGGCCCGGGCGATGGAAAAGGACCCGGAAGACCGGTTCCGCTCCGCCCGGGTGCTTTCGCGCGAGTTGCGCCATTGGCTGCAGGAACAGAGCGAGGCGGCCCAGCAGGACGAGTTCGACACCAGCCAGCGCCGCAAGCTGCGCCGGCGCTGGGCGCTGGGCGGGCTGGCCACCGGCGCGGTGGTGGCGGCAGTGGCCATCAACCTCACTGATTTCCTGTCGCCCGCCAGCGGGCCGCTGCCGTCGGCAGCACCGGCGGCATCACAGGTGCTGGCCGCTGCACCGTCGGCGCCGGCGCCCGTGCCAGCTCCGGCACCGGCCCAGGTGCCGGCGGCTGCCACACTCGACCCGTTCGAAACCTTGCTCGGCCCGGCGCCGGCCACCACGGCGGCGGCCGCCGCATCCGCGGCCGCCTCGGTACCGGCGGAGACGCGCCGCAACCCGGCCCAGAGCGGCCAGGTCAACCTGGCGGTCAGCCCCTGGGGGCATGTGGAGGTCGACGGCGTGGCTACCGGCACGGTACCGCCGCTGAACCGGCTGGTGCTGGCCGAAGGCCGCCACACGATCACGATCCGCAACGACGAGTTCCCGCCCTTCACCACCACCGTGACGGTCACTGCTGGCCAGCCGCTGACCATCCGGCACAAGTTTGGATCATGA
- a CDS encoding pyridoxal phosphate-dependent aminotransferase — MKFAARTGQIEPFYVMECAKAADELARSAVCDPARGGRPMIYLNIGEPDFTAAPLVQEAAERCIRGGRTQYTPALGLPELRERISAWYLARFGVQVPARRIVLTAGASGALQLACLALVDAGDEILMPDPSYPCNRHFVSAAQGRPVLLPSGPEQRFQLSAAAVEAAWEERTRGVLLASPSNPTGTSIHPSEMRAIAELVRRQQGVTVVDEIYLGLSFDDTYGHSALALGDDIVTINSFSKYFSMTGWRLGWMVVPEAMVPVVEKLAQNLYICPSTVAQHAALACFEAESLAEYERRRAEFRRRRDFLVPALNRLGLTVPVLPDGAFYAWADCSAHHASSWDFVFELMQRAQLALTPGRDFGSAAAERYIRLSYASRMDLLEEAVARLQAAL; from the coding sequence ATGAAGTTCGCCGCGCGCACCGGGCAGATCGAGCCCTTCTATGTGATGGAGTGCGCAAAGGCGGCCGACGAGCTGGCCCGCAGCGCCGTCTGCGATCCCGCCCGGGGCGGCCGGCCGATGATCTACCTGAACATCGGCGAGCCGGACTTCACCGCCGCGCCACTGGTGCAGGAGGCCGCCGAGCGTTGCATCCGCGGCGGCCGCACGCAGTACACCCCCGCACTCGGCCTGCCCGAGCTGCGCGAACGCATCAGCGCCTGGTACCTGGCCCGCTTCGGGGTGCAGGTGCCGGCCCGGCGCATCGTGTTGACTGCCGGCGCCTCCGGCGCCCTGCAGCTGGCCTGCCTGGCCCTGGTCGACGCCGGTGACGAGATCCTGATGCCCGACCCGAGCTATCCCTGCAACCGCCATTTCGTGTCGGCCGCGCAGGGCCGCCCGGTGCTGCTGCCAAGCGGGCCGGAGCAGCGCTTCCAGCTCAGTGCCGCCGCCGTCGAGGCGGCCTGGGAGGAGCGCACCCGCGGGGTGCTGCTGGCCTCCCCCTCCAACCCCACCGGCACCTCCATCCATCCGAGCGAGATGCGGGCGATCGCCGAGCTGGTGCGCCGGCAGCAGGGCGTGACGGTGGTCGACGAGATCTACCTGGGCCTGAGCTTCGACGATACCTATGGCCACAGCGCGCTGGCGCTGGGCGACGACATCGTCACGATCAACAGCTTCTCGAAGTACTTCAGCATGACCGGCTGGCGGCTCGGCTGGATGGTGGTGCCTGAGGCCATGGTGCCGGTGGTGGAGAAGCTGGCGCAGAACCTCTACATCTGCCCCTCCACCGTGGCGCAGCATGCGGCGCTGGCCTGCTTCGAGGCGGAGAGCCTGGCCGAATACGAGCGGCGCCGTGCCGAATTCCGCCGCCGCCGCGATTTCCTGGTGCCGGCGCTGAACCGGCTGGGCCTCACCGTGCCGGTGCTGCCCGACGGCGCCTTCTACGCCTGGGCCGACTGCTCCGCCCACCATGCCAGCAGCTGGGACTTCGTGTTCGAGCTGATGCAGCGCGCCCAGCTTGCACTGACGCCGGGGCGTGACTTCGGCAGCGCCGCTGCGGAGCGCTATATCCGCCTGTCTTATGCCAGCCGGATGGACCTGCTGGAAGAAGCGGTGGCGCGGTTGCAAGCCGCACTTTGA
- the nusB gene encoding transcription antitermination factor NusB, whose translation MPDDKSAGKPPAKPQGKRPQQKSARRRSREFALQGLYQWLVSGAEGAEIEAHVRAEIEGFSKADAAHFDALLYGCIREAADIDALLSRHVDRKTTELSPVEHAVLMIGAYELKHCIDIPYKVAINEAVELAKSFGGTDGHKYVNGVLDKAAVDLRPAEVEAARNARR comes from the coding sequence ATGCCCGACGACAAATCCGCCGGCAAGCCGCCGGCCAAACCCCAGGGCAAGCGCCCGCAGCAGAAGTCGGCCCGCCGGCGCTCGCGGGAGTTTGCGCTGCAGGGCCTGTACCAGTGGCTGGTGTCCGGCGCGGAAGGTGCCGAGATCGAGGCGCATGTGCGCGCCGAGATCGAAGGCTTCTCCAAGGCCGACGCAGCCCACTTCGACGCCCTGCTGTACGGCTGCATCCGCGAGGCCGCCGACATCGACGCGCTGCTGTCGCGCCATGTCGACCGCAAGACCACCGAGCTGTCGCCGGTGGAGCACGCGGTGCTGATGATCGGCGCCTACGAGCTCAAGCACTGCATCGACATCCCCTACAAGGTGGCGATCAACGAGGCGGTGGAGCTGGCCAAGAGCTTCGGCGGCACCGACGGCCACAAGTATGTGAACGGCGTGCTCGACAAGGCGGCCGTCGACTTGCGGCCGGCCGAGGTCGAAGCGGCCCGCAACGCCCGCCGCTGA
- the ribH gene encoding 6,7-dimethyl-8-ribityllumazine synthase — MQGADKGQAIELDGEDLRIGIVQARFNEPITAKLAEACLAELHALKVSAKHIEHVTVPGALEVPVALQVMAESERFHALIALGCIIRGETYHFELVANESGAGVTRVSLDHQLPVANAILTVENEAQAWARAEEKGRDAARVAVEMANLLEDLT; from the coding sequence ATGCAAGGCGCAGACAAGGGCCAGGCAATTGAACTCGATGGCGAAGACCTGCGCATCGGCATCGTGCAGGCCCGCTTCAACGAACCCATCACCGCCAAGCTGGCCGAAGCCTGCCTGGCGGAGCTGCATGCGCTCAAGGTATCGGCCAAGCACATCGAGCATGTGACAGTGCCCGGCGCGCTCGAGGTGCCGGTGGCCCTGCAGGTCATGGCCGAGAGCGAGCGCTTCCATGCCTTGATCGCGCTCGGCTGCATCATCCGCGGCGAAACTTATCACTTCGAGCTGGTGGCCAACGAAAGCGGCGCCGGCGTCACTCGTGTCTCGCTCGACCACCAGCTGCCGGTGGCCAATGCCATCCTCACCGTCGAGAACGAGGCCCAGGCCTGGGCCCGTGCCGAGGAAAAGGGCCGCGACGCTGCGCGCGTGGCGGTCGAGATGGCCAACCTGCTGGAAGACCTGACGTGA
- the ribBA gene encoding bifunctional 3,4-dihydroxy-2-butanone-4-phosphate synthase/GTP cyclohydrolase II has product MPISPVPEIIAELAAGRMVVLVDEEDRENEGDLVLAADHVTPEAINFMAKFGRGLICLTLTKERCERLQLPPMATRNGTKHGTAFTVSIEAAQGVTTGISAADRAQTVKVAVARDSTARDLVQPGHIFPLQAQEGGVLMRAGHTEAGCDLAGMAGLTPAAVICEIMNDDGSMARLPDLEIFAREHGLKIGTIADLIEYRSRNETLIQRAGERLLRTAQGEFRCIAYRDRSDGLHLALTVGEWNEQDEVAVRVHEPLSVLDLLDAGECSHSWPLGKALARLQQEPRAVAVLMNCGESAEDMLEHFRPEATERLRQRGQIDLRTYGVGAQILRDLGVTRMKLLGSPRRMPSMVGYGLEVTGFFGPEA; this is encoded by the coding sequence ATGCCCATCTCCCCCGTTCCTGAAATCATCGCCGAGCTGGCTGCCGGCCGCATGGTCGTCCTGGTCGACGAAGAAGACCGCGAGAACGAAGGCGACCTCGTGCTCGCCGCCGACCATGTCACGCCCGAAGCGATCAACTTCATGGCCAAGTTCGGCCGTGGCCTGATCTGCCTCACCCTGACGAAGGAACGCTGCGAGCGCCTGCAGCTGCCGCCGATGGCCACCCGCAACGGCACCAAGCACGGCACCGCCTTCACCGTCTCGATCGAGGCGGCGCAGGGTGTCACCACCGGCATTTCGGCCGCTGACCGGGCGCAGACCGTGAAGGTGGCGGTGGCGCGCGACAGCACCGCGCGTGACCTGGTCCAGCCCGGCCACATCTTTCCGCTTCAGGCCCAGGAGGGCGGTGTGCTGATGCGCGCCGGCCATACCGAGGCCGGCTGCGACCTGGCCGGCATGGCGGGGCTGACGCCGGCGGCCGTCATCTGCGAAATCATGAACGACGACGGCAGCATGGCGCGCCTGCCCGACCTCGAGATCTTCGCCCGCGAACACGGCCTGAAGATCGGCACCATTGCCGATTTGATCGAATACCGCAGCCGCAACGAAACCCTCATCCAGCGCGCCGGCGAACGCCTGCTGCGCACCGCCCAGGGTGAATTCCGCTGCATCGCGTACCGCGACCGCTCCGACGGCCTGCATCTGGCCTTGACCGTCGGCGAGTGGAACGAGCAAGACGAAGTGGCAGTGCGCGTGCACGAGCCGCTGTCGGTGCTCGACCTGCTCGACGCTGGCGAATGCAGCCACTCCTGGCCGCTGGGCAAGGCGCTGGCGCGGCTGCAGCAGGAGCCACGCGCCGTGGCGGTGCTGATGAACTGCGGCGAAAGCGCCGAGGACATGCTGGAGCACTTCCGCCCGGAGGCCACCGAGCGCCTGCGCCAGCGCGGCCAGATCGACCTGCGCACTTATGGCGTGGGCGCGCAGATCCTGCGCGACCTGGGCGTGACCCGCATGAAGCTGCTCGGCAGCCCGCGCCGCATGCCGAGCATGGTCGGCTACGGCCTCGAAGTGACCGGCTTCTTCGGCCCCGAGGCCTGA
- a CDS encoding riboflavin synthase: MFTGIISGLGRIVTAEAIGATAAHGKRLSIQAPPGYLDDVQLGDSIALNGACMTVTSMDPATARFTIDISAESLDKTAGLDAAGPVNLEKAMRPQDRLGGHLVSGHVDGIGQVSHFAPIGESWELRIVAPAELARFLAYKGSVTVNGVSLTVNRVTDLAEGSEFTINLIPHTLEHTTLGSLRAGSRVNLEIDLIARYVERMLTAGVKPAA, encoded by the coding sequence ATGTTCACCGGCATCATCAGCGGCCTCGGCCGCATCGTCACGGCCGAGGCCATCGGTGCCACGGCCGCCCACGGCAAGCGCTTGTCCATCCAGGCCCCGCCCGGCTACCTGGACGACGTTCAGCTCGGCGACAGCATCGCGCTCAACGGCGCCTGCATGACTGTCACGTCGATGGACCCGGCCACCGCCCGCTTCACGATCGACATCTCGGCCGAAAGCCTCGACAAGACCGCCGGCCTCGATGCTGCCGGGCCGGTCAACCTCGAAAAGGCGATGCGCCCGCAGGACCGCCTGGGTGGCCACCTGGTGAGCGGCCATGTCGACGGCATCGGCCAGGTCAGCCACTTTGCGCCGATCGGCGAATCCTGGGAGCTGCGCATCGTCGCGCCGGCCGAGCTGGCGCGCTTCCTCGCCTACAAGGGTTCGGTCACCGTCAACGGCGTCAGCCTGACCGTCAACCGCGTCACCGATCTCGCCGAGGGCAGCGAGTTCACCATCAACCTGATCCCGCACACGCTCGAGCACACCACCCTCGGCAGCCTGCGTGCCGGCTCACGGGTGAACCTCGAGATCGATCTCATCGCCCGCTACGTCGAGCGCATGCTCACGGCCGGCGTGAAGCCTGCCGCGTAA
- the ribD gene encoding bifunctional diaminohydroxyphosphoribosylaminopyrimidine deaminase/5-amino-6-(5-phosphoribosylamino)uracil reductase RibD: MQAALELARASAPLSPPNPAVGCVLVSPDGEVIGTGRTDRVGGPHAEARALADMKVRGHSGRDATAYVTLEPCSHFGRTPPCADALVREGVRRVVVATQDPNPLVAGRGIERLRAAGIEVSVGLLEEASREVNPGFFSRMTRGLPWVRLKVAASLDGRTALQNGASQWITGTAARVDGHRWRARAGAILTGIGTVLDDDPRLDVREVEAPRQPLRVVLDSQLRTPAHARLLQVPGSVLVYAAQDHAERRAALQAAGAEVVVLPATRGRVDLSAMLRDLAARQVNDLHVEAGHRLNGALVEADLVDEFLVYLAPKLIGLGREMMQFGPLAALGEARALEFIDVERLGDDLRLRARRRERHPD; encoded by the coding sequence ATGCAGGCCGCGCTTGAGCTGGCGCGCGCTTCCGCACCCCTGAGCCCACCCAATCCGGCCGTCGGTTGCGTGCTCGTGTCGCCAGACGGAGAAGTGATCGGCACCGGCCGCACCGACCGCGTCGGCGGCCCCCACGCCGAAGCGCGGGCGCTGGCCGACATGAAGGTGCGCGGGCACAGCGGCCGTGATGCGACCGCTTACGTGACCTTGGAGCCGTGTAGCCATTTCGGGCGGACGCCGCCCTGCGCCGACGCCCTGGTGCGCGAAGGCGTGCGGCGGGTGGTGGTGGCGACGCAGGACCCCAATCCCCTGGTGGCCGGCCGCGGCATCGAGCGACTGCGGGCGGCCGGCATCGAGGTGAGCGTCGGCTTGCTCGAGGAGGCGTCTCGCGAGGTCAATCCCGGCTTCTTCTCGCGCATGACGCGGGGCCTGCCCTGGGTGCGACTGAAGGTGGCGGCGTCACTGGACGGCCGCACCGCGCTGCAGAACGGCGCCAGCCAGTGGATCACCGGCACCGCAGCCCGCGTCGACGGCCACCGCTGGCGCGCCCGGGCCGGCGCCATCCTCACTGGCATCGGCACCGTGCTCGACGATGACCCGCGCCTCGACGTCCGGGAGGTCGAGGCCCCCCGCCAGCCGCTGCGCGTGGTGCTCGACTCGCAACTGCGCACGCCGGCGCACGCCCGCCTGCTGCAGGTGCCGGGGTCGGTGCTGGTCTACGCCGCCCAGGACCATGCCGAACGCCGCGCCGCGTTGCAGGCAGCGGGCGCCGAGGTGGTGGTGCTGCCCGCCACGCGGGGGCGGGTTGACCTGTCGGCGATGCTGCGCGACCTGGCCGCACGCCAGGTCAACGACCTGCATGTCGAGGCCGGGCACCGGCTCAACGGTGCGCTGGTCGAGGCCGACCTGGTGGATGAATTCCTGGTGTACCTGGCGCCCAAGCTCATCGGGCTGGGCCGCGAGATGATGCAGTTCGGCCCGCTCGCCGCGCTGGGCGAGGCTCGTGCGCTGGAGTTCATCGACGTCGAGCGCCTGGGCGACGACCTCCGCCTGCGCGCCCGCCGCAGGGAGCGCCACCCGGACTGA